AAGCAAGCCCAAGTCCATGCAAGAAGGCCCTCCAGATCTGTCCAAATTAAAAGCCCGTCAAAGGCATATGAAATCATGCAAAGGATCCGAGCCCATCCAAATGATGTTCAGCGGGCTAAACCCAAGTAGCTCTAGCCCATGATCCAAGAGACCCGAAACTAGTTAATCATGCTATCCTTACCTTCTAACCAATCGGCCAATCACGCTATCCTTACCTTTCAACCAACCCCTTCGATTCAGTTTCTGCAGCAGTATAAAATCTCGGACCCGATGGATGCCTACAGAAAAATTTGTTTTCCAGCAGTGATGGCAAGAATCCGCGAAATAATGTTCTTTCTCCTTTTTGTGTTCTTTCTGAATGGAGCTACGCGAGGGAAAGCTCAGCTTTCTACTCTGCCGCAAAAGGGGGCCGCTTTCTTCCCCCCAAAAATGCCAGTTCCGTCGTCAGGGCCTATCAAGAAGCATAATTATGTTCCAAAGCTTCGTTTCATTCCAGCAACAGTAGTCTATAGTTCGAATTCACAAGAAGTCAGTACATTTTCTGACTTATACTGACTTGCTTTGTGTTCGTACATTTTTTCATTATTGCAATACAAGTAAGACCTCCACTATACTAGTTATAGAGAGGATTCGCGCCGGATGGAACACGGCGCTTCGAACCATAGACTACTGTTGCTGGAATGAAACGAAGCTTTGGAACAGAATTATGCTTCTTGCTAGGCCCTGACGGCGCGCGGAACTGGCATTTTTGGGGGGAAGAAAGCGGCCCCCTTTTGCGGCAGGGTAGAAAGCTGAGCTTTCCCTCGCGTAGCTCCATTCAGAAAGAACACAAAAAGGAGAAAGAACATTATTTCGCGGATTCTTGCCATCACTGCTGGAAAACAAATTTTTCTGTAGGCATCCATCGGGTCCGAGATTTTATACTGCTGCAGAAACTGAATCGAAGGGGTTGGTTGAAAGGTAAGGATAGCGTGATTGGCCGATTGGTTAGAAGGTAAGGATAGCATGATTAACTAGTTTCGGGTCTCTTGGATCATGGGCCAGAGCTACTTGGGTTTATCCCGCTGAACATCATTTGGATGGGCTCGGATCCTTTGCATGATTTCATATGCCTTTGACGGGCTTTTAATTTGGACAgtaaacactaatagcagcaataagacgaatggtagaattaagaagaaaggtactgatatcgggaaaatcggtgatatatccTTCAATATTGTCGATAATATCAGTACCGATATTTTACATTTGGACCGTTAACCGATATATCGGATATATCACCGAGCATAGATACTTACAAAAATTAAAATGCATTATTTTTCCATTATGTAATCCCCACCAAATgaccaaaataataataatttagaaGTATGCTAATTTACATGTATGCTTTTGGCATGAATGTGCATGCCGTTTGTTCGACCTGCAAAAACTAAATGAATTACACCACTTTTATGAAGGTGCGATAGAGCTTTCAATATTAGCAGATTATTACGGTCGTGAAATTGCAGCATATGATATTCAAACCACAAGATGTGACTTGTATGGGCAGGTTGGCATTTACAACCATCATAATCAAATATTCATATTTTGTTCATTTGTTGCAGTTAACCTATCTTTATATATAATTGTTTGACAGGGAAAAAATTATCGAGAACGGGTTATGTTAATCTACGATGGACTCCATTATGATGCTTTAGCTGTATGTCATTCTTTATTAATTTGTATGCATACATTACGTTTGTACCTTCTTGCATGTATTTTAAAATGCGTCGTTCATAGATGAAATTCATGTTTCATataatgctgatgtcatcatAGATGTCACCTGCGGATGGAGCGCCTGAAGAATTCGATCAAACGATTTTTGCTGTAAATACCGATAGGACCATTGGGCCATATGAATCACTTGCTCTAAATCTTGTAAAGGATCAACAGAGGTACACCAAATTTGTAGttcattaagtttttttttttttgttaatcaTTGTTGATAATGTTAGATTTTTTTGGCATATTATAGGAAAAGAAGTTATACTGATACCGCCAACTTCACATTGCGTTGCGGGGTTTGTCAAATTGGCGTGATCGGTCAAAAGGTAAGGCGTTTAAGTAACATACATGTAATTCATCGCTAGAGGTGACATGTTCGACCCGCTTATTTATTAATGGGTCAATTTAGGTTTTGGTTTATCGGGTCAAGCTAGTAAAATCAACATAACTAGCTATAAAGAAATAGGTCAAACGGATTGAAAGTTGATTAAAGAGTCTTTTTTTTAATCTATAAAATCTCctgattttttttatcaaaacaaatTAGGTTATTGTTAAATGTAAAATCATATTTGACctcagtttaaaaaaaaataaataaaataaaaaaattgatcaAAGTGTTTCAACCTGTTTTGACTGGGTATGGATTATGTTTATAACTAAAAGGACTTTTAATGCATAAAACCTCCTAAATCATTTTGTCAATTctttttaaataatataatttttcTAACCAAATTTGACATgctaattaattataaaataattcAACGTGTTTCGGGCCATTTCAATGCATACCAAAATTACTTGTTTTAACCCGAACCCGCTTAGAATGACACGAACCCCTTTTGCTTGTTATAGCCAATGGCATTTTGTTTATATTTagccacttttttttttttttgtttgacaATCTAGGAAGCTGTGGAACATGCACAAGCAACAGGGCATGTCAACTTTCAAGAATACAAATAAAGGAATTAGGGAATCTGTGTTATTTAATTGCTGTTGTACCAATAAGTTTGTCTTGTTAATTGCCCAAATTGTCTTGAACCTTTGTCACATGTTAACTTATGTCTAAATTTGCGGTTTGAGGGCGAAATTGTCTGTTTCTTTTATGTGATACTATTGGTTACATAGCTAAAAGAATACgattcttttcattttttgttgTTTCTTTATTATCGTTGTCGGTAGGGGTGTTTGCAAGGCGTTAAAACCAATTAGACCATCTAAACTCAAACAAATCGGTCGGGTTTTGACTATTTAACTTCTCAGTCTATGATTTAGTTTAACGACCCGCCTTAGGGGCGGATCTTTGACCCGTTTAGGGGTATGGTCCAATTTTAAAGATTGTGAGACTTTTCTTTTACGTTGTAGGCTTTACCTGATTGAGACCTTTTCGACCACTTAGGTAAAACCACTGATAAAAGAAAAGTTCTTCTTGCTTTTAAATTAAACTAGGCCTTTTACGTAGGTTTTAGGGTAACAATGGTGTGGAATAAAGCCTCATTCGAAAAAAAGAGGCCAAGAAAGAAATATGATTGGATAACATGCACGTGGGCCCCCAAATCATCCTTTAGCGCTCGTTATCTACTCGGCGGAGTGGCCATAGCGCCCCTCCATAACGCCCCGGTGTTTGGGACGCTATGGAGATGATGTTGCAGGGGGCGTGAGCCCACACTAAATAacctaaatattaaaaaaaaaaaaatgttcaaATCATAAAAAGTAACCAATGGTGTCTTCCAAAGTCAACGGTTCAACTCAGAATTTTCGTGTTTAACCATGCTACATCCTTAGTTGTGTTGAATTGATGTAAAAGTTGAGTCTAGAACTGTTATTGTTAAATAAGTTATAGCAACTATATTTGGAACttttagtaaatttatttttCGTTTTAAGAAGTAAGAAAAATACTAGAACCTAGCCTCAATAACAACACGGTCGACAATGGACCGGGTATAGAGCAGTTCCTAGCAATGCGACCATGCGCATtataaaaccatatctcctacctatCTGATACACGTTACTTATCAGGCTCATGGGTATACACGCAGTTATTGAGTATATTCATTTATGGTCATATGTGGTTAAAAAGTAACGGTTGACCATTACCCAAAATCCGATATTAAACTCATTTCAaaaaatttaattaaaatatcGTATACTCATTACATGTCTAGTAATTTCTTATAATTCAGTAATTTGAACAATTTCATACTATCTTAACATATCTTTTAGTGGCAGGTTGAAAAACTCTAGccatgaagaagaagaaacctgGGATTGAAGACACATGAAACAACCTATAAAACAAGATTAATAAGGCGATAACAATGTCCGAAAACATGGTCCCGGTTTCATAGTCTTTATGAATCCTATGCACATGATCAAAACATAACAAGTCTTTATGAATCCTATGCACATGATCAAAACATAACAAGAAACCAAGCGACAAAACAAATACGAGCGAAAAACGGATCCAAAAACATGGTCCCGGTTTCATTTCATATGCCACATTATAATCCTACAACCGAACAACAATATCGCAACATCTTGAACATAAATTACCTACAAAATAGATACTCAAGATTTAAAATTTTACACGAATCGCCTTTAAAGCCACAAGCTCGAGCATCAAGATCACCGTTTTTCAGTAGCACGGACGCGAAAACGtcctttcttcttttcttttaaaGTTCATATCTTCTGCTTCAACACTTGGCGCAACTGTACCTTTTGGCTTTCGATCCTCGCTTCCAATAACTTTGCCTTTAAACTATTTTTCTGCATAACTCCACGAGGCCACTCGATGCACCCTTTCATCCCTTTTGTGATATGCGGGTTGCTACCGGACCCCGGTGAACAACTCCAGTCAGACGCGCTCACCCCCGAGCTACGGTCTGGTGAAAGGTGGGCCCCGTTTGAAAGATGGCTTTCGTTTGATAGCCGCCCGTTTAACCCCTCCATCGATATAATCTTGCAATTGTCACCGTTACTCGAGTACGATGACCTCCATAACCGTGAAATCGAAGACCCTTTTTTCGGAACTTTATTATTCTGTACCACACACACTTCAGTTATTTCGGTTATTGGCGTCCCCTCGTTTTCTTCCCATTCTCTTCGGGTGCTTTTGGTGATAGACGGATCACTTCCGTTCGGCGAATAATTTGATCCTTCGTTGTTAAGATTACTCACCGTTTCCCACCCACtttcatcatcgtcatcttcatCATCTACATTACCGCCATTTTTATCGAACTGTTGAATGTCTTTTGCATTCATTTCGGCAAAATTAACCTCTTCGAAAACTGCATATATGTCATCTGGGTTCGCGGGCTCATACTTAAAATTACTAATTTCTTGAATGTTAACCGATTCAGCACACTGTTTTAGCGCTTCGGCTCTATTGGTCTCTTCTATATCAAGATCCGATCTTTTCGAATTCAAGAAAGCTTCAAGTTCCGTTACTAGCTTATTCATTTGAGAATATTTCTCTTCGAGTGTTACTTTCGCATCAACGAGCTTCATTTGCACGCGTTCTTCACGCCAAACTTCCGCCATTTGTAACATTTTTCTTTCATCGTCGACTTCTTCTCGCATTTTCATGGATTCCCGTTTTAACGCTTCGACTTCCGCTTTATCTTCACCTATTTCTTTAGCTAATTCGTCACATACTTCTTCCGTCAACTCTCTTGCTTTCCGTTCTTTTTCATAATCTTGCATGTACCGTTTGGCAGACAACTTAGCATCCGCTAACTCGTTGACCAACTTTGAATTAACGATTTCCATTCTCTGTCGGTTTTTTCTTTCCCGGTTCAATTCAGATTTTATATCATCAATAACCGCACGGATCTTTTCATGTTCTCGGCTCCGCCACGCGGCACGTTCTTCATTTAACTTCTTTAAAAACTGTTCAAGTTTTTTCTTTGAAGCCCGTCTTTCGGTTTCGAGATCGTGAATGCGCGCTTGGGCTGCTTCGAGCTCTGATTCGAGCCCCGACACCACCGACATCACCCCTACTTGTTCTTCTAGATGCTTTGATTCACCGTAGATTCTTTTTACATCTTCCGACGCTTTCCATGAACACGGGTCCCACTTGGTTGCACCCTCCATTGCAGAGTTCGAAAAATGGAACGTTGGTTCAAGCTAGAAGATCATAAAAGTAGAACATATAATTAACCGAGATAAAGGTAAATTATCTACACATTTCTAGCTTTATTGGTTTTCGAAAACGCACATCCAAACACAACGTTATTCCATCAGTTTACACCATTTTTGTTCATTGTCTACTTTTGGGACCGAGACAAAAGCCATATCACATCATCCTTTTTTTCTTGTTCGGCattaatataaatattaatatcGGAGACAAATAAGATCAACGGTCATTGTAACATGTTAAATTTTAGGTTTCATTTGTTGGCCGAACTTAGACTTTGAATATCAAACAAACTTGAAACTACTTTCATTTTCGAATCGAGAGAAAGTTAATCAGTAAATTACAGAACAGTAAAAATACCTTGTGAAGAAACTTATTTCTTGATCCAGTAACAGAATTAGGGCTTTGTGGCACCTCTTTCATACGAGAATCAAACGACTTTCTATTGTGACGGGCAGGCGAATGGATCCCCGAATGATCAATTGCAGGCTGCAACAAACACATCATTCAAAGTCAACATCAAGTTTAAATTGATTCTCCAAGTCAACATCaagtttttatttatttgaaaCTCAACAGTTTTTCAAATATCTACACAAATACGTGGCTTGTTAACAATCGTGAAGCAAACAAACGACCCTTCATCGTATCGGACACCCAAAAGTCAAATGTAGACCTTTTTTCAGGACCATTTTAGCATATGAACTAAAAGATCTTGAAATTATGAGCTTTTACATTTTCAAACAAGCAATCATATTCTTGAAACACCAATGCCCAAAAATCCAAAATAGTTCCATTGTTCAATAAGTCAATCAATTTGAAGAAAATTATCAAAAAGGACAGATTTGGGGACAGCTTTTCTTcatgatttgaaaaaaaaaaaaaaattaatgtaacCCTAATTTAATAATTCTTTAACTATTAGGGTTTGTAATTAGAGAAAAAAATGGGCAGAAAAAGATTGTTGCAAATTGATTTAACCcctaattatttaattttttttcacatGATTGACATTATTTATGCAATGAAATAACCCTGATTTAACAGTTATTTAATTAGGGTTTGTAATTAGAGAATGAATTGATGCACAAAAAATTGAAGTAAATAACAAAATACCAAATAGCCCTTATTATTAGAATTTTTCACATGATTGACAATATTTATGCAACGAAATAACCCTAATCCCTAAATTCATAGTTctttaattagggttttttttattttttttttatttttttataatcaGAACTCAAGAACTAACAATATTATTCACATTACAATGCCTCtaaactaaacaaaaaaaaaagttcaaCAATTTCTTTACCTGAAAACCAAACCCATTATTCTTTGCAACATTACACAACTCACCACCACCGGAAACCCCTTTTTCCGGCACCTGCAACCGCCAGAGTCCGGCAGCCAACTTCCTAGCCGACACCGTCGTCACCGCCTCCCTCCGGCGACTTTTCCGTCCAGAATCAGACTGTTTTTCACTCTCAATCTCATCATTTTTCTCCTCTTTTTCTTCCTCTTTAACCTCCACAAACTTCCACCGGAGCAGCGGAGTCTCCGGCCGTGAACCCCTTTTTCCGGCGGTCGGAATTCCGGTGCTCCTCAGCCGTAAACCGCCGCCGGAGTTCCGGGTTTTCCGAGCCGAATGTTTTTTTGAAATGGGTTTTTGTAAAAGATCCGAATCTGGTGTAAAGTTTGGAACTTTTGATGATTTGATGGCTGAAAGATCGGTTTTTCCGGTGATCTTCATGGTTTATTCCAAGATTTAGCCATAGTAGAGTTCTTTGAACCCTAAACGACGTCGTAAAAGACGGGTCACCGGGAAAATAGACGTTAGAAGAATGAAGAAACAAGATTGAGCAAAAAAGTTGTGAGATTTCTTGAGAAAGCGATGttttctctctctctactctctctcacacacactgaAGAGAGTATAACACACAGTATTAGTAGTGTGTTAGTGTGTGTATTACACGCATAATCGTACGTGAGAGAGAGATGGGGAGTTGTGTGTGTATCGATGTTTGAGGGGGTTAATGTAAATTTTGAAATTTGAGTTTTGAGTAAACAGTGAATTACAATAATGGCTCCTAGAGAGAGTATTCAATAATGTACAATATTGTCGGCTTATGAGATTTAGTGTCACAGTTCAGTCCATTGAAAGGGGTGTGTGTTAGAACAAAGGGTATGGTGAGGATAGTTCGCAAAGGTACCATTTGTTACGTAGGCGTCAACTAATCAAAGGCGGAGAATCATTCTTTTGGGGACTATCCAAGGGTGTGGTGGATGGTCCTcacttattttttattattatttttttgatttaattaattaattaaaacaaagtaaataaaagactcacatttaaataaaaacctaaagttacatttaaataaaacctaaaaaaacacacttaaaaaaacctaaagttacatttaaataaaaactaaaaaaacacacttaaaaaaaactaaagttacatttaaaaaaaaaaaaaaaaaaaactacactcCCTCACTCCATTTTTTCCTAATTTTTTCCTTCATCATTTGTAAGATGTGA
This genomic stretch from Helianthus annuus cultivar XRQ/B chromosome 8, HanXRQr2.0-SUNRISE, whole genome shotgun sequence harbors:
- the LOC110873622 gene encoding uncharacterized protein LOC110873622, producing MKITGKTDLSAIKSSKVPNFTPDSDLLQKPISKKHSARKTRNSGGGLRLRSTGIPTAGKRGSRPETPLLRWKFVEVKEEEKEEKNDEIESEKQSDSGRKSRRREAVTTVSARKLAAGLWRLQVPEKGVSGGGELCNVAKNNGFGFQPAIDHSGIHSPARHNRKSFDSRMKEVPQSPNSVTGSRNKFLHKLEPTFHFSNSAMEGATKWDPCSWKASEDVKRIYGESKHLEEQVGVMSVVSGLESELEAAQARIHDLETERRASKKKLEQFLKKLNEERAAWRSREHEKIRAVIDDIKSELNRERKNRQRMEIVNSKLVNELADAKLSAKRYMQDYEKERKARELTEEVCDELAKEIGEDKAEVEALKRESMKMREEVDDERKMLQMAEVWREERVQMKLVDAKVTLEEKYSQMNKLVTELEAFLNSKRSDLDIEETNRAEALKQCAESVNIQEISNFKYEPANPDDIYAVFEEVNFAEMNAKDIQQFDKNGGNVDDEDDDDESGWETVSNLNNEGSNYSPNGSDPSITKSTRREWEENEGTPITEITEVCVVQNNKVPKKGSSISRLWRSSYSSNGDNCKIISMEGLNGRLSNESHLSNGAHLSPDRSSGVSASDWSCSPGSGSNPHITKGMKGCIEWPRGVMQKNSLKAKLLEARIESQKVQLRQVLKQKI
- the LOC110873623 gene encoding OVARIAN TUMOR DOMAIN-containing deubiquitinating enzyme 2, producing the protein MEGSIVRRVIPSDNSCLFNAVGYVMDHDKNKAAELRQVIAATVASDSTKYCEAFLGKPNEEYCAWILNPEKWGGAIELSILADYYGREIAAYDIQTTRCDLYGQGKNYRERVMLIYDGLHYDALAMSPADGAPEEFDQTIFAVNTDRTIGPYESLALNLVKDQQRKRSYTDTANFTLRCGVCQIGVIGQKEAVEHAQATGHVNFQEYK
- the LOC110873624 gene encoding uncharacterized mitochondrial protein AtMg00170/AtMg00620-like; amino-acid sequence: MLSLPSNQSANHAILTFQPTPSIQFLQQYKISDPMDAYRKICFPAVMARIREIMFFLLFVFFLNGATRGKAQLSTLPQKGAAFFPPKMPVPRAVRA